The segment CCTATCCCCTATTATATGCATTTCTAGTATTTGTTTTGCAGCCCCTAAATATTTCATAGCAAAATTCTAAGCTAAAAAATGCTTCAAATCAGAAATTATTTTCATGCTAGAACCTGTAACtggcatgtcatcaacataaagtaagaGTAAAACAAACTCACCGGAATCAAGCTTCTTATAATAGATAGACGGATCAGCTTCACAATGGATGAAGTGATGCTCAACCATGAAATGGTCAAACTTATGATACCACTATCTTGGggcttgtttgagcccatacaaGCTTCGTTTCAGCCTACAATATAAGTGTTCCTCTCCTTTTTTGACAAATCCTTCGGGCTGCTACATATAGagttcctcttcaatatctccacgaATAAAAGTGGTTTTAACATCAAGTTGTTCCAGCTCAAGATCTTTAGCTGCTACTAAACCCAAAACTGCAGGAATAGAAGCCATTCTCACAACCGGAGAGAAAATTTCATTAAAGTCTACATGTTTTTGCTTATCATAACCTTTGACAACTAGTCTAGCCTTGTATCGTTTCCTACCACCTTCTTCTTTTGTCAATCAATACACACATTTGTTTTTCAGTGCTCGTTTATTGGGTGGAAGTTTCACCAATTCCTAAGAGAGATTTGATTGcaaggaatccatttcctcttGCATTGCCTCCATCCATCTTTCACTATGAGGATCATTACATGCTTGTTTGAAGGTAACGGGCTCTATTTGATCAGTCAGTAGTAATTCTGGATACTCATCTAATAACAGTTCATAATCCtcaaatttttcttgaaatttttctaTCTAGTAGACCTTCTCAAACCACTAATAGAGGTTTGATTGtatttaaattttgagaaaatttttgGTCCCCAACTAAATTCCTTTGAGTGTCAAGATGAGTACTAGTTGCATTATTAGTAAAGCCACTCACTATGGTTCCCAGAAAGGAAGTACTCTGTGACCCCTGCAGACAATTCTTTTCATGAGAAGAATTGACAATCTTTGTATTGCCTAACACATGTCGTAAGGACTATTCCATATTGAGCTGAGATCGATGTGTATCTAAAGGAATGAGATCCACGTGTTGTGGCTATTCAATATGAAGACTTGAGGAGTTGTTCTCACAAATTTCCCATCTCCCCACTTTGAGAAGTGAGAGGATCCCCATAGGCATTGTGTTGGAGACAGTATGGATCAATCAACAGATTTTTATTCCCAAACAAATTGGTTTGTATCATCTCAATGTTGTCACATGAAGAGGCATGACCAAAGGCAAAGTCATTTACAGATTGTGTGAAGTTTCCTAGTTGTGTGGTTAAGTTTCTTTGATTGGTTAATATGCGTGGGAGCTTTGAGGAGTCACTGAAAATGTGTTGATTCTTAGGAGAAAAGGAGGTATCATCGATTGATGGTGAAACGAAATCATCAGTAGAATATGGTTCCTGCAAGAAGGATTCAAAATCCCCTTTAAAGGGGCAAATCATAATGCGTGATAATTGAAGCTGCTCACATGAAGATGCTTCGTCAAACTAGGAGTTGTCAATCCCAAACTCTGCATCAAAGCAACTAGAAACATTAGATGAAGAAATAGGGCCAGAGCCCAAAATAGAGGTTGGGGAAGCAACTTATGTTGGAGGCAACCTCAAGGACCCTTGTGACACATTGTTTTCAAAAGTAGAGAAGGGAAAATATTTAGTGGTGTCAGTTGGTTGTGCTTGCATTGCTGGAAAATAGTGTTCATTAAACACTACATCCCGACTTCGAATTATCTTTCAAGTTCAAGCGGATGCCATAAGTAAAAGCCATGTTGGTATTCACCATAACCAAGAAAGATGCAACGTCTTGATCTAGAATCAAGTTTGGAACGCTTCTCCTTAGGAATGAGAGCAAATTTTTCACAGCCAAAAATTCAAAGATAATGATAAGTAATTCTCTTACCCAACCAAGTCTCTTCCAGAATGTCAAAATTCAAACGAGATGAGGGCACTTGGTTGATAAAATATCCTACTGTGCTACAGGCTTCTACCCAAAACTCCTTACCCACTCCAGCATTCGAGAGCATGCAACAAGCTCTCTCAAGAATTGCACAATTGAGCCTTTTAGCTGCATCCTTCTCTTGAGGAGTAAAGGGAACAACCTTAATCCGATGAATACCATTGTCAGCACAAAAACTATCAAATTCCATGGAGTGGAATTCTCCTCCATTATCTTTTTGCAAGCACTTAATTTTGTGTCCACTTTGATTTTCAGCGAAAGCTTTGAATAACTTAAATTTAGAGAACACTTATAATTTTCTTGGCAACATGTAAATCCAAACTTTCCTTGtgcaatcatcaagaaaggtgacaAAGTAGTTAGcacctccaatggaggttacctctaTGGGTCCGAAGACATTGGAATAAACCAGCACCAAGGGCATGCTCTTCTTCTCATGACCAGTCCTTAAGAAGCTGACTCGCTTCTGCTTGCCATAAAGGTAATGTTGGCAAAAATCCAAGTCAATTGATTTTAGACCCGATAATTGCTCTCTCTTAAGCATGATTGAGAGTCCCCTTTTGCTAATGTGACTGAGTCTTTTGTGCCAAAGCTCGGTACCGCTGTTTTCAACAGTCATAGCAGCTCCCACTTGATCATGATTGTTAAAAACATATAGACTACCAACTTTATTTCCCTTTGCTATCACAAAATCCCCTTTAGTTACTTTCCAAGAATCAAAAGTAAAGAATACATGGCAACCATGATCATAAAGTTGACTAACGGAAATTAAGTTCCTCTTGGGTTTAGGAACATGGCAAACATCCTTCAAGAGCCATTTGCTTCCATCTTCTAGTTGCAACAAAACATTATATTTCCCAATAATTTTGCATGCTTTATTGTCACCTAAATACACTCTTTGAAACTACCCTTCTTCATAATTAGTGAAGGCTTCCGTGTAAGAAGTGGCATGAAAGGAAGCTCTGGAATTAAGTACCCATGAACTTGATGTGGTCATAGTTGTAGAAAGAACTAAAACACCATCATCTCTATCAGAAGTTGTATTAGCTTCGTTGTCCTGCACTTTTTCTTGTGCTTTCTTGTAAGACCGACAATTCCTTTTGGTGTGGCCAGCCTTACCACAAAACCAACACTCGCCATCATGACCTCTTGATTTCGATATTTTCATAGATTTGGATCTTTTCCTACTATTATACTTGCCTCTTTCTTGAGGGCTTCCTCTTTCTTGAATCCTTTTAGTGCTTACTACCATCAAAGCTTCTTTGGATGAAGGCTCTTGATTCTTTCTTCTCATATCTTCACTGAGAAGAAGACATGCAACATCATCAAACTTCAATTTTCTTTGGGCTACCACCAAAGTGCTGACAGCAATTACACCGCCTTCCCAAATATTGGGTAGTGAACATAATAGCATAATTTCCTTTATTTCATCATCTAAAGTGATGCCAACTGAGATTAATTGAGTCACTAAGGTGTTGAATTCATTGAAATGGTTTGACACAATTCCACCTTCCTTCATTtttcaaattataaatatttttcataatatataCCTTATTAAATTCTGAAGCCATCTCATATAGGGAAGAAAGTTTGTCCCATAATTATTTCAAAGTTTTCTATGATGAAACATTGAACAACACGTTGTTGGACAACGAAAGGAAGATTTTCGCTATTGCCTTCTTATCCATTGTTTCCCAATCTTCGTCAGATAAATTGCCTTGTCCTTTTTCCTTTCCTTCCAATGCTAATGCGAGATCCTTCTTAATCAGCAGTGACTCCATCTACACCTTCCAAATACTGAAATTTTGACTTGTGAATTTCTCAATTTTCCACTTGTTCGCCTTTTCCATAATTATAGAAATTTCACACCGAATTTCCAACCAGCTCTTGACCAAcgaactctgataccaattgtttgattATGGAAGTGAATAAACAAAGTGtaggaagaaaaagaaagaaagaaaaaaaataaaataaacgcACAAATATATAGAACACACAGATTTTACAATGGTTCACCTATATTGGCTACATCCTCTTTAATTAGGGAATTCTCTTATTATATAATTAGTTCAAGAAGAAATTAAGAGTACATAGcagcaaatatatatataaagactcCAATACAGCTTAGAAAGGAAAGCCTAATAGTCAGCTATATTGGAGGGAAAAAATCTCTTGgcatttcatcttcaacatatttaaTCTCGAGATTATTACTTTGTAGTAGAGGCATAAAAATTTATCCCCTTCTATTTTGTTGAATAAATTATTGAATAATCCCTTCTATAGTATTTATGATGAATTCATAAGTAGTAGAAATCATTAGACTAGTTTATTATATCCTTCTCTAAACAGTATTGTTATTTTGAATAACTTTTACTAGTAAAGAATAGCTAATCAAAGATTCGTATAGGGGTTGTCTATTAGAAAAGTTTATTCTGCTTttgtaagaaaattaaaataggatTTTATGGTCTTATTTTTTAGTGTAAGTTAATTTATTTCCATATTATTAGATATTAAGATAATAAATTGTAATTTGTTTGTTATGCTATCAAAAGGGAGATTGCTATATTATAAGTTGATCTTGGATAGGGAAACCACATATTAAAGAAATATACAAATATCAATATTCTTAGTTTTAAAAGGGTTATGGTGATGATTCATTTAGAGTTTTAATATTTCAATTTGGAAATAGAAGTTTATTATGTGAGTGGATGTAGGATAGGTAATAATATCCTTTTTATATAATATGATTAGTAATCCAATTTGAAATAGGATAAATATAGAGAGAGTTTTCTTAAAGTTATTCTTGTCATTTTAAGGAGGTgtcattgatttatttattttatctaagaGGTAAGATGATAATAATTGTAGAATGTGTTAGTAAGAGTGAGTTGCACATTAATATTTTcacattattattttaaatattcaagaaatatattatatttttcccattaaattataattattgaatTTGTGGTCAAAGTGCCTTAAGAATTCTCTATAGTATTGTACCCTATGAAAGTCATAACTTGAACATACTTTAGCGCTTGGTATGTATCTTGTGGACCTTCTATAGTTTCCTTtttactataaataaataaattcttcttTATTCATATTATGCATCCTTGTGAAAGAATAAACATATGTTCTTTTGATATCTTGAACATCTTCAATTTCCCCTTGTGTACTATAGAAATGATGGCATGTGTGTTTACCTTTGATCCATAATGTTGACTTATTCATCTTAAATTTATTAGTTTCAACATTagaatgtatacatatatatgtgcacaTCCTGATTCGTATATGCATTTTAGTTGTACATACATGTCTTATACCTTCTTTAATAAATATCAACATACcttttttaaatgattaaatatCTTTTATTTCTATTGTAATTGTGTATTCTTATCGAGACATAAATTTAGTTATCACTACATTGGAAACATGATGACTTATGAATATCACATGTTGAATGTTCAACTTGCACATTAAACATGTAGATTCCTTCTTGAATAAATGGTATAGAGTTATTGATCTTGAATAATATGATATTACAAAAAAGAAAAGTGTATAATCATGTCATTTATCATATGCATTAAGCCAATCATATTTGGGTATTTCTGTGATGTTTGTATATCTTCATCTAAGAAAGTAGATACTTCTCTTTGTGAGTTTTTGGGCTATCAATTTTTTTAAAGGGTACCAAATATGGGTAAAAAAAGAACATGGTCTTTTTTTGTGATAATCCATGATTTTTATGTTCTTTGGCCAAAGCCTTAGTCATTGAAATAGATAGATTTtcctataaatttttttaatatatttctcTACCATATCTTAATAATAAGAcatttcatttatttataagaacatGTAGATGTATCGAGTTGTAGTAGGGTTTACATCTTACCATTATTCTAGGTAGATATGCTATTGATTTAGCGTTAGTTCTTCTTTGTGTCATGAAGAACTCGAGGAAAGCATAGCTTTGTGGTTAGGACAAAAAGCTTGTGGGTCATACTTTTGTCCTTGGCTTATGGATGATGATGCGGGTTGATGTTGACCAAGGAAAATTAATATGAATTTATGTTTATTGTGAATTCGTACTTCATAGATATATTATTGATGATTACAAGGCCTGAAAGtccatattatatttatataaataaaatatatacttTCTATTACCTAGAATAAGCACTTAAACTTTAAGATTGTACTTATGATATTTTGTAAATAATGgagttaaattaattattttatgtaaataaattaagattgggAACCTTACATTGGAGCTCATACCTTTGGATTTCATTTATGCTAAAATGAGCTCCATTATTGATGTTCCTTATGGATATAATAATGttgtctctttttttttgttatgtCATTCTTCTCCTACTCTTTATTCATGTTGTTTTATAAATACTAATTTACATACAATTACATTGTTGAAATTTGTGTAATTTGGATAACTACTAATTCTCTTTTAAGATTAATAGAACTTTTTACATAATTACATTCAAAATAGAGACGAACTTATCAAATACATAATGTAGCAAcactttttttttatgtattttaacCTCCTCTCTTAAATACCAAAAAACGTTATCATAAGAAAACAATTATTAATCATGGTATAAGTTTTTTGACATTTCTTTGAAACAATCAACATAAAATACATACTTTTCTACAACTATCTCTATCTGCTAAATATAGTTAATTTGATATgctttctttttattattatttttatttctctttaaATTTATTAGGAATACACTTTCACTTTCCTTACTTTATTTTACATTATAATTTTAAATCATATAAATTAATTTGAATCATAAGACACtctaatattattatataattatcaTTTATAATTGTTAATATACTAAATAGTATTTTATCaaactaattattaattaaattttttaatatgatATATTAATTTGTATGTCAGCAGTAATAAGTCAATAGTCCTACCTAAAATCAACATTAATGtagtttattaatatatatatattataaaaagtCTTACCTAAAACCAACATTAAATGTATAGTACTGCTACTTATTTCTTTACTTAATATATATCTATATTCTACATAAAGTATTGTTGaatgatatatttatatatagtcaACAATCTTACCCAAACTCAATActagatttaaaatttgtttctttACTTTATACATATCTATATTCTAGATTAAATCTTTTTGTGCTTTTAattgatatatttatatataatcaaCAATCTTACCCAAACTCAAtactaaatttaaaatttatttctttactttatacatatccatattctagattaaatatttttgttcttttaattTAATGTTGATTTCAGATATGACTGTTCAACTGTCACTAAAGAGCTGTATATATAAATATGGATCAAAACGAAATtgggaaaaagaaaaacatataatAACTGTACAATCGAAGACACAGAAACATTATTTAATGACAAAAGTTAAGAAATCAATATATACATAACAACACAAAACAGAACTGGAAACAGGTCATGTATGAACATGAGACAACGGTGCGAACAGCCCCAACTGAAAGTTGTCCATTCCCCACTGCATGCCCAAAAATAGAGTGCCCCACTGTAATAATGCTAAAGCTTTGATCAAGTTATAAAGCTTGAGTTTGTATTTAGGTGCATTGCTAAATTTAATTTTTACTTACAACTTAAGTTTGATTCATAAACTTTGGCTTACAaatcttcatgttcttcatcatcCTCTGTGCCACTGTCCTCCAGATTAATGTTGTGATATCCTTTTGGTCAGGAACCCATCCAAAAAATAGCAACTGAAGGATTGTTTAAATCCTTCCCCTCTTGCAGAATCGGCAGGACGTATAAGACCAGCTAACATGTTTTTTACCGTCGATTATTCTCTCATGTAACTACTCAACTTATCTGATCAAACATAATAAGCAGTCCCATTACAAAGGCTTGATCCACTCTCCCTTCGACAACCAGATTGAGAATATCATTCCCGAGCACTATATCTAATTTGGCTTCCTTTCGTTTAACCTGCACTTGCACACACTTTCCATCAGTTTCTCAAACTCCAAAACCATCTTAATAAATTGGACAATGATTTTATCTTTTAAATACCTGTGCAATGGTCTCTCCGGAGACACTGAATATTGTGCATGATGACTTGCACGACCCTTCGATCTTGTAATCATAAACCTTTGATTTTCTACCTCGATTTGCAAATACATTGGCGGTAATTTTGTTTGAGAATCCCAAAGACTTTACAAGGCTAAATGTGGGCTTCTCAGACTGCATGGGATCTCCTCTGAATGCTTCCCATCTTTTCCCAATACTCCATCTCTGATGAATCAAATATAGTTATCAGAGATTATAGAAGATAAGCTTATAAAAATATCTTGACAATCATGGTAATCAGATAAACTATttaacaaaaatcaaaacatagaatATGAAATTTATAAAAATTAGTCTGATAATCAAAACATAGAATATGAAATTTATAAAAATTAGTCTGATAATCATGTCAACAGAAAAATAATCAAGTTAAAACAAGTATATtataagttttgatttgtttacgTGATTCATTTGAATTTATGCTAATAAATAGTTATACTGAAAGAGTATGATATTGATAAATCAAATTTAGTATCAGAGATTATTAAAAATGAAGCTTAAAAAAATTAGTGAAAATGAATATAAGTAGAAAACAGTATTTTTCTTCTTATGTTCTATTTTATCATCATGATGATGGATCACctagtgtgatccaaaatgttgatgcaatcaCATTCAGAAATATTTTAACAATTATCGATatgaattgtggaaatctgatacCATTTATAGCCTAAATTTTCATTTATTTACGTGTTTCATTTGAAATCAAGCTACTTCAATTTTGATTTGTTTACATTCATATAAAATCATGATAATAAATGATTCTAATGAAAGAGTATGAATTCAGATGATTCGTCTAAAGAAATCAAAACTTAAAATACTGTATTGAATTCAAACTGAATACCTTGCGCCTTAATGTGAGAAGAAGCTGGCCTGCATCATCCATGAGAAGCACTTCATTTTTAGCATTGGATGCATAATTATCCACTCTGAAAACCAGATTTCCCAAGGAATTGAACACGGTGAATCCTTTGCCATTCAGTAAGAGGGATTTCTTCCAAACTGTGAAGTGGGTAGCTGAGGCTGAACAAAATTTATGATCGATAAAAACATGGGGAGATGATAAGATAGAATCAGGATGCACTTGAGCCATTTTTGGATCTCACAGCTTTTTCTACTGATTGTCAaaaagttgaaggattaaaaagatacTTTTAGAGTCCAAAGAAGATAAGATATCAACATAAAGGACAGTTGGGCTTCTAGATACTCAATCCTACTACTCCCATTATACTTATATCCGAGAGTAAGATATTTTCGTTTTGATTCAGCATTATTGagaatggtttgaaccaaggaatCCACGTATACCTTGGGGTTTGAAAACGTCTCTGCATCTTGGGAGCCCACAAGTCGCTGTTATACCAAACTATGTCAACGTCACAACCGACTAAGGACCCAAAGTTAATTCAGAACGTGTTCTTGACTGTAAAGGAAATTTTGTTTGGGAAACCTATATTCCATTCAATTTTTTATTACTTAATAAAGTAGATTACAATAAAATATGCAGCTGAAAAAGTTGAAAACCAATAAAGGTACTACAGTTGTAACACTAGAATACTGCAAATGAAATAAGGATATCAATATCAAATGTTAGTAACAGACACAGGCAATTAAAATAATTCTTCAGAAAGAGGGATTGTTTCCAACTATGCTTTTATTTTTCAGTATAACTTATTTGGGTAGGCGAAGAAGATACCTATAAAAGAAACGCTTCCATATCTGTTTTGTCTTGTCTGTTTAAAATTTTCTGTAATTGGATTCGGTTTGGAAGATTTTGAACTTTTATAAGGAGTTGAATTATGCCACGCAAGGCTTCTATTTTGCATGCGTATCAGACTGACGGTGAAGAGAGAGAAAGCTGATGAATGCACAAAAAAGGATCCCAGCTAACAGAAAAGATGCTATTGGTGTTCCTGTTTAGGTTTCCCAAGAAGATGCTATGGAGTTTCAAAAACTATAATTGCTAATTAAAGTACTTGGAAGGTGGTATTAAATAGTCAATAGgtctatatattatattttttattggtaAGATACTTGCTTTTTTAAATGTTGTTAAAATGTTTGGCAGGATGATTATTTATGTGTCTATTAATCATTTGAAGCATCTTTAGGTCCTTTCCTTACTTTTATGGATTTAAAGTATTTCTAGTTTCAACTCTGTAGAAAAGTGTATTATTTAAAAGACATGAAGAAAAAAATGTGGAACAGGTGGCAAAATCAAGGGAGTGTAATCATATTCATGTGGGTAATATTTTATCTCGACAAATATTTAAGTAAACTATTTAAGAAAGCTAAATGTTTAgaaggaaagagttatattttgaagaaatttgtttgacaaaggaatgttgagtgtaaaaatatattaaaacttgTTTATGCTAATAAGGAATAAAGAAGAACACTTGAcacatataataatatataaaagtatgcaagattaaaataatataaatgtaTAGCAAATTTATGATATTCATATTCTTTAAGGGTGTTTCTttctaataaatgaaaaattgtattTTCTCAAAAATACATGAATTTGTATTTAAGTTTATGATTAATATGTCATTTGTCATCCAGCAAGATGATTACTTTAATCATCCCAATAGAGCATTTGCAATACAAACTTCTAGTGGCAAAAATTTTGGATCAAAGAATTAAAATACatgcaaaaaaatattttctttggaTAAACATTATACATctaatttcaatatttttgttGATAATAAAAAATAGCCTAACAAACTTGATATCATTAGCTATGCAAAAATAAGTTTAACAATAAGATATCTATATTAATAATTTTTATCATGCATAAAACTTAGAACCAAAGAAGCTCTATTCTGGGCATGAGCTAAAAATTCAACATAGTGATAGAGTTCCATTTATTGACTAAAACTAACTTTCATACACTATTTTCTTTTAATTTCTAGCTACGTATATATGTTCCAAACCACCCTAGTAGTGCAAGTTTTTATAATGAAATCTTCTAGTTACAAGATTGTTCAACCACAAGATTATGGCTCACATACTTAATCATGACCATAGGAAAGTAGATTTTAGAAGGTATCAaactattaaaaattaaattataggcCCTATTTTGGCATGTATGACCTCCCACGTCTAGTCTTGTTCATCGCAAGGCAGTTCCATGTGTCATTTTGGCTTCTCCTTCTTATTTTGGACCTAAGTTCTCAATTTTATGCCACATTTAGGAAATCAGGTTGGCTAGGGTGACCCACTCCCCAATGTTTGGCCTCAAATTCAAATCATAGCATGCTTGGCTTGGTTGAGCAGAAAATATTTTCTTGTGTTAGCTTGGTTTGAGTTTTACACTCCGGAATGCCTACGAGAGGTATATAAGCTaaaccattaataatttgaagatgaagtaaactactaatttttgagatttttcatatagattctaaacttatttttttaaaaataattagaacTTAACTATCATGCTGTTATTTAACTTTTAATAGCTCAATATTTACAATAATCAACATTTTttagaagtgacatttatttggtaatgcataacatttttttatagcaagaagaaaattctaatctttgaaatatagaattgtcacaccaat is part of the Cryptomeria japonica chromosome 10, Sugi_1.0, whole genome shotgun sequence genome and harbors:
- the LOC131859249 gene encoding protein LURP-one-related 11-like, with translation MAQVHPDSILSSPHVFIDHKFCSASATHFTVWKKSLLLNGKGFTVFNSLGNLVFRVDNYASNAKNEVLLMDDAGQLLLTLRRKRWSIGKRWEAFRGDPMQSEKPTFSLVKSLGFSNKITANVFANRGRKSKVYDYKIEGSCKSSCTIFSVSGETIAQVKRKEAKLDIVLGNDILNLVVEGRVDQAFVMGLLIMFDQIS